The genome window TATGAAATCAACATTTAGTCTGATCGTTCTCATTTCCTTATTACTTCGTGTTTTGTTTGTAATAATATTCACAGGAGCTGGACCTGGAGAAGCAGGAGAAGGCTTTCTCTTTCATTACCTTGGTGGACGGCTACTTCCGGCTGACAGCAGACGCACATCACTTCCTATGCAGAGAGGTCGCCCCACCCTCCGTGAAGCTGAACATACTCGAGGGATGTCACGGGCCAATCAGGTGAGTGAACACACTCCACCCATGTACTTGCCCTGGCCCCACCAACATTTGGGATTTTCTCAGAAAACCTGACTTCAGACTCTGTGACTTTACTTTCGCACACTGTACTTGCATGTACTGTTAATATGCAACTGTACAGTTGAGATTGTATGACTAAACCTCCCTGGGTAATTCTCACAGCACGGACTACGCTATTCACAAACTTTGCGAGGAAGGCAATGACGAGGGTCTCTACTTGCTTCGCCGGAGTAGCACCGATTATGAGCACATCCTCCTGACTGTTGTGTGCAATGAGGTATGTCTCCGTGGAGGTGCTACTTATGAGAGCTCAGACATAGTGAAGACGCTGTCAGTAGTTTGAAGTATTGTTAATAATAGTTTCAGGTGAAAGGTTTACTTTTTCCTTAAAACATTAAACTTGTTACATGCAAAAAGCATAATTTGGTCATGGCGGATGTGGTGGCTATGGTGGTCATTTCACTATCCACCATGACCAAATTATGCTTTTTGCATATACGTGTAAAAAGTTTACATAGCCACCACAAGGTGTTACATAGCCACCACAAGGTGTTTTTGCGGTGGATCCATATTTGAAAATGTTGCCAAACTGTTTTCACAGTTATAAATAGAGATGATGCACATTCACAGTCTTGTATTTAAATTACATGTAGCATTAGAGTTGGTGAGATtttatagagaaacacacactaattgcACCACAGGTTGTGAGCACGAATCACCAATGGCAATGATAAAAATGTCATTACAAgacagagatttttttttattttgcaccTGACATGCTGTTGCACctggtttttcttttttgctccTAACACGCTTGTGCGTCGTGGGGACAGATGAACTCAGTGAAGACCAAAAGCTACAAGCACTTCCAGATAGTGAAAGAGGGCGACAGCTACCTGCTGTGCGGCACGGAGGTGAGTCAGCCAGGCCTCAGGGAGCTGATGGAGCTGCTGGAGGGGCAGCAGTTGCGCTCGGACAACACTACGCTACAGCTGACCAGGGGTTTTCCACCCCAGCCCAAAGGTAAGCACCACCACCTAGCGTATACCTGTCTGACTCACAGGGCTAGAGTTAGCTTACACACGCACCTTATTGAAAACGTTAGTATAGAGAACCTTGTGTTGACAATATTTATGTACTGTTTCTTTACCATCAGATTTTAAGATGTTACAAAATAGATGTTGTAATGCTTTATTTGTTTAAGTTGATTCAGATTTTGGAATATAAAGTGCAACAAACAAGCAATCATTGGGATAGAAAGCCATGACTGTCTGTGATTGACTTTATTTCAGAGATTTCCAACTTGCTAGTTGCAACAAGGGAAGAAATCCAAAATCTTCCACCAACTCACCTAGTCTTCCACAGAATTCTGAAAGAGGACGTAGTTGAGGTATTGCTACCATTCTGcatgtttgtagtgtgtgtgtctctgtgtgtgtgtgtgtgtgtgtttggattgtTCTGCTTTGGTACTTTTTAGTTACAACACCATAATTTCCTTGTGGGGCAGGGGGAGCACCTGGGGCGTGGCACCCGGACCAACATCTACGCCGGCAAGCTGAGGCTGCGTGACGAAGCCGATTACCTGGACTTTGCCAATGACCACCAGGAAGTGAAGGTGGTGCTGAAGGTTCTAAGTGCTGGACAGAGGGACATGTCTGTGAGTAGGCCTgtgtctctcctctcattccccttctctctgatatggggcaactttttatcacaactgtttatgtgtgtctcacagagagttcattgataccagcatgtgtgtgtgtgtattagtgtgtgtgttggaacagTAGTCAGATGGCTAACTGAGGTTTTTCTGCTTCTGTGAACCTGACAGGACTTCTTGGAAACTGTTAGCGTGATGCGTCTGGtttcacacaagcacatgtCTCTGCTGTACGGGAtctgcgtgcgcaaccaagacaGTGAGTAGCATCTCCTTAATGCTGAATGTCTCTCAGTGGATGCTCCTTGGAATTGTCCATTGTTACACTCAAACACTGGCCTTTTTTAGCTGTCATTTGAAGCTCAGTATAGCCTTTGAGGCAAGCACCAATATTTAatgttattacacggctcttcataatgctgcagaatgctccattcacttgaatgggccttcccaatgttcggtggtctgctaattctcaataacagaccgttgctaagtattaCAGAccactgtcaaggaaaatgggttttgtgcttctaattcacgtctttcatttcactacgcaaggactggaacttaattcaaaagtgaaagcagatggttgatcatctgtgttctaaagaatgtttgattcaagttcagcttgtgctgttgcaaactatttgtttctcagcaaaagccatgatgaaacggtaacaaataggctatatcctaggctatgtaggctaaagagtcatatcgtggggagtttattgtttcgttttggcaagtagccgtgtaatatgtgggataatgtatagaacgccagtcattatcgggaaataggtcccgacagggcgaaccagaccccgacgcgcagcagaGGGATAATGTATAGCATGACCGGCGtgctatacattatcccttacatattttaGCTAGTTGGCAATTAGACATCTATAGATGCTGCTATAACCTTTACTCATCATTATTGTCGTAATGGTCACTGACGTAATGGCAATCCTGAATTTGACCCTGTCAATCATTGTTGCCCTTGTTCTGTGGTGCAGTCATAATGGTAGAGGAGCATCTCCAGCATGGACCCCTTGACCTGTTCATGCAGGCCCATGGCTCCAGCCTCAGCCCAACCTGGAAGTTTCAAGTGGCCAAGCAACTGGCTAGTGTCCTGAGCTACCTGGTGAGAATTTTAGCTATTGGTCTGTTTtacgtttacatttacatacaatttcatttagcagacgcttttatccaaagcaaatgacttatgtcaattatattacaagggccaatgtccctggagcaacttagggttaagtgccttgctcaagggtaatGAACCCACAACCTCTCAGgctactacatgctagcccagctccttagccactacggtACCACTGCCCTTGGTAGCTACAGTATTTAAATATAACTTCAAGCAGTGTTTTTTTCACCTGACTCTAATTATATCAAGTTCAGTGGTGACCTTGGTCCTTGCTATCAGCAGTCTACCTGTAGCAATAACAGATACAAATGTCACTATATAATCTTACTCTTGTAAAAGGTGAAGGAAGTGGGGAATTCCACTATGTCTCAATCTACAGTGATAATGATATGTCAATGTGTCATCTTTAGATTAGAATGGCAGCCTTATACTACTATACCTGTATTACTATGCCCTTACACTGTCCATTCGTTATGCAGATTTATGTTTGGTGTCCCCCTTTGTAGGAGGACAAAAGGCTCGttcatgggtttgtgtgtgccaAGAACATCCTGTTGGCCAGGGATGGCCTGGACGGAAATGCCCCTTTCATGAAGCTCAGCCACCCGGGAATCCCCAGCACAGCTCTCTCCAGAGAAGGTAACAAAAAGCACGGTGACTcgcacacaacagacaggaAGTTTGGCATCACCAATCTGAAAACGCTGAAAACACATACTGAATCCGTCATGTCAGTCCTCACTTAACAAAGGTCAATGTGAGCTTATAAAATACTACACCAACAGAACTACACTAGTTGATATTAGTGTCAATAGTAATTTAGATTAACACCCACCCAGCAGAGAGGTTTACAGTACCTATGAATCTGAATGTCACATAAACCTTTCTGAAATTTCAGCTGAAAACCACTGACTATTTACGTCAGTGGCCAACCTAACTTCCTGCCCCTCTGCAACATACAGAGTGTGTAGCAGAATGAGCAGATACATGCTGATGATAAATggatttaaaggggaacttggcaattatttcaacgtaataaacccgtttagaaatcatttggatggttaaatgacctgttccggtgaaaatggtgacttttcccgctggccctagcgtccccaggcggaaaaccaaccttgcaacattgagactaccgtcccggaaagagaagtgagaaacaagaaacttgtgTAAATCGTGTTTCTCACCTTGTAACATacacattgtctgccgaacttatgctaaccgttttgctagcttgtaaacaaatccatgtgctttatcgttacctttttccacaatttgaaatagcataatgcacaatttctccagcagagggggaaatcctgccaagtttccctttaagaaaTGTTTAGAAACATGAAAGAAAACCACAGGACACACAGGGCAACATGCAGAGTGCACATTTGATTCATTGGGTTTGCAAAAAGATCACCAATCTCGGGCCATATCCTGCAGAGAGCTCAGACTTGTCTGTGATGTGGGCTGGAGAGGAACTGATGAGCCTGATTCCCTGCACTAacagtttcctctctctctctctctctctctctctcgctctttctctctctgtctctgtctttttctccctctctgcagaGCGCCTGGACCGTATTCCATGGATAGCGCCCGAGTACATGGAGAACCACAAGGTAGTGAGCATTGCAGCTGACAAGTGGGGGTTCGGCGTAACTCTGTGGGAAATTTGCCACAATGGAGAGCGCCCCCTTAAGGATAAGAAGCGCATTGAGGTATGGTCATCACACCAGCTCCACAAAGCGACAGTACGCATCTTGTAGAAGAATGGCTATTGTATTAAATGTGTCTGCAAGATGACCTGTTTAATACAAATTACAGTTGTAATGTGTACTACCCTCATTGTTGCATGGTCATGTGAtattattgaaaatgtaaatCATTCGTTTTTGCCTTTTTATATTCAGTTCAAATGCCAAGCTTTCCTTGTGGCCTAGGCTATGAAACCTTGAGTATTTATGCCTTTGTGTATTCAAGCTCAGTCTAAATGCAGCTTTCTCCCCTGAACAGAAAGAGCGCTTCTACACAGCTAAGGGAAAACTGGTGAGCAAGCAGGTCAGTCAGTTGGCCAGCCTCATGACCGAGTGCATGAACTATGACCCCAGGCAGAGACCATTCCTCAGGGCCGTTCTCCAGAGGCTGGTGAGGATTGAGGAGGAAGGTGAGCTTTTTTTAATTTCCTGTCAGACACCTATGGAAAGTGTTTTAAATGCCTTAGGCCACAAAGCAATAAAGACTGGTGGGTCATCTGTTCATAAATGGTTCAGAGAGGTTCTTAGAGGTAGACGTCAACATTTGGCAGTAAAGATCTAGTCTCTAAAATGTACTTTGTCATGATTATGTATAACACGTCATTTTTAACATGGTTCTCTCCCTCAATCAACATTTACAGATCCTGCAATTGACTCAAGTGGAATGCCAAATGTGGACCTTGATCCGAATGTGTTTGAGAAGAGGTTCCTAAAGAGAATCAGACCACTGGGAGAGGTAtgcactttgacacacacacacacatatatatattatatatatatatgtattacacggctcttcacaaggcaagtagaatgctccattgacttgaatgggctttcccaaagttctacggtaaaatatttacatgtaattaccgctgcaaacataattaccgctgtcaatggcaacggagtttgtgcttctacttcaggtatttcatatcactacacaagaactggaacttcattcaaaagtgaaagcagacggttgatcatcTGTGTTAttaagaatgtttgattcaagttcaacgTGTGTTTTTGCGAActatgtttctcagcaaatgccacgatgaactgtaacaaataggctaggctatgtaggctatcaTATCGTGggaagtttattatttcgttttggcaagtagccgtgtaataaacgggataatgtatagaacgccggtcattattaggaaaataagtcccttcagggcggaacaagacccttccctgtcgggacttattttcccaataatgaccgccgttctatacattatccctgacatatatatatatgtgtgtgtgtgtgtgtgtgtgtgtgtgtgtgtgtgtatgtgtgtgtgtggaaggcctgaatatgaacatgaattagttcaaagttcagttctcATAGGTTCAAAGTTAACAGCTCACGTCCATAGTTCACCATTTCAAttttgaactagttcaaagttcagttcattttttAGTAAATTTTTTAGTTTTTGTCAAACAGATTGAGGTACTAACTTTTCAGATTAAAGTGCTGAAATACTAGACAGCTTGACAAAATACTACATTTGCACAGAAAATTAATTTTACTCTTTATCAATATCACTCCTGTAAACTAGGAGTTCCTCTGTAGTGGGAAGGTAAACACTCCAAAATTCTAAATTAACAAATTTCGAGGTTCGCCTACTGGCTGAACTCACTTCACTGCTCTGCACCGTCATTGCTATGGAATACGCATGCCGATATGCGTTGctagtttgtgtgtgcaatGCATCGTGGGGAAAGGTAGTGTGAAGTTGTCTAGTTTAGGGGTTGctagtttgtgtgtgcaatGCATCGTGGGGAAAGGTAGTGTGAAGTTGTCTAGTTTAGGGGTTGCGCTCGTGAAATGTGGAAGTGAGACAACAATATGCTGTTGGAAAAGCATGAGCAGCAGACCATGTCACTTGTCAAGAGAAGAAAAATTCTGTGACGTTTAATTAGACCTCAACAGTGGCGCTCACTTCACATAATCTGAACTGAGAGTCCGCGTTCTAGTTCTTAATTTGCAAATATGTTGCATTCAGTTCAATGTTCACAGAAAAATGAACGTGTTCAATGAACGCCttcttttgaactcgttcaTGCACAACACTGGTAGACTGTCACAGTTCCTGTTTGTTTCTGTAGGGTCACTTTGGCAAGGTGGAGCTGTGCCTGTATGACTCACGTGGTGACCGTACAGGGGAGCTGGTCGCGGTGAAGTCCCTAAAGTCCGAGAGCTCGGGGGTGGAGACCAGCAACCTCTTGCGGGAGATCAACACCATGCGTGAGCTCCTCCACGAAAACATCGTCAAGTATAAAGGAGTGAGCGCCGAGGAAGGTGAGACCACTTACTCGCTGACTTTAGAATATGACTATCTTTTCTATCTTAATCTTAAATTCCTCTTTCCAGTGAATGTCATAGGATCATGGGCAAGCACAGCAGCACCTGATAGACAGTGAAAGTTAAAGGGCCGtattttgacgatcagaaacgCAGCGCAAAGCGCATTCTTAACACAGTGCAAAGCttattcctatcttacactcaaATTTTTCACTAAGCGCTTATCTTttattaaacaatgcgcccaggaaTGTGGCAATTGACAgcctaaggtgtggtctggcgcattatctaaaaatcgctattttacaccatctaaaaagcattacgccactgaccaagaaagacctggtctatagcgaaaggcccATATAAAGCACAGTTAAAGACGCACggcacgagatgtaagcagcatctcctctgcagaataaatgtccttaggttttttattcagtcattcgaacagtattggggtaagtgttgcttttttcaggctatgttttcaatggTAATCCTACCTCTTTCACTCTTCACTTCCACATTTTACAAGCGCAACCTCTAAACTAGAcaactggggcagccgtggcctactggttagcgcttcggacttgtaaccagagggttgccggttcgaaccccgaccagtaggcatggctgaagtgcccttgagcaaggcacctaaccgctcactgctccctgagcgctgctgttgttgcaggcagctcactgcgccgggattagtgtgtgcttcacctcactgtgtgtgtccactgtgtgctgagtgtgtttcactaattcacggactgggataaatgcagagaccaaatttccctcacaggatcaaaagagtatatatacttatatacttatacttaatccattgttagtcaatagtgaaagtaattaactgtgtataactgttttgttattgactatgacaccacgatGAAGTTAGCTTCACTTTGCTATGAGTTCTAATAATAGACAGAtccatgtaggctatactctgctaggttttagtaaagcatggtttagtggaatacctgttccatacagtcaagcagattcctttaaatgcaccgctgactatcaaaataccgatgtgCTGTTTGAAGTTATGGAATGACatatgtcattttcattggtttaaaggatgttacctcataacacacccatgactgattaagaaaccgcCTTTTTGCGCCAAGcgcccgacgtttgataacaaaaccacccgaATGTGGACcggacaaacccctaaatgtatttaccgtaaaactccaaataatagcctgGGCTTTTATTTCCCCAAATCGCCAgactgcaccggctagtattagagacaggcgtctatatgagacgggcctttaattcccttcacacaaaacttttcctctgcaaagatggaaaatattatcaaattaattatttcaaacatactgaatgtctacctatatgactaggctatctgatgacaattacggatcatcattcatttagtgttgagatgttgttcattgagcgttcacactgaaagctcatagtttgtcactagcaacctagcctatatcggtcctttgtcaaatacaattgcattatcagccctgaccaaaaccgttcaagaattatttatgcaaaagtggaacgtgcgtaatgtttcattctccctccttttcagcACGAATGAAACAccatgagagagcatgaaccatataGTTTCTCCTGTATTTTATTTGGCAAATTTGACAACAGCCACCTTACATTTtaaatcatagcctacttctttctctttatcgccatggcggtatgcatttagaataaagaataacgttcgcgaacccttttgttttgttgccagcataaaaacaagcttaccatcggccaaacacaagggatgaattgaacgatgacAAAGTcatataggcatagttcatattgaaaaaagttatacaattttgaaCTCTATCTTTCCCCATGGCAGTCttttaacccaaacctgtagccacgccaAGCGTTTAAAAGAGACATGCGTCTATTTGGGACTcggctattatttgaagttttgcGGTAAGCTATTCGCCAATGACCATCCATTTTAGATCGCCAAAATAGGGCCCAAAGTGTATGAATAGACTGATTAATTGtgtttctgatttttttttgtgtacagtatgtctatcTTTGCTTTGAAGAGAGAGGTGTATCATTTGACATTTTTTCCTTTTACAGTAGCCAGAAACTGagttaccaataaattggttaTAATGTGCATGTTAACCTGTTCAATGTTTTAGGAGGAACGACCTTCAAGCTCATCATGGAATACCTGCCAATGGGCAGCCTGAAAGAGTATTTGCCACACAACAAACCTAAGATTGACCACAATAAACTGCTTCTCTATGCCAAACAGATATGTGAGGTATAGTACATAGTATAGTATGAAAAGAATTTGAGAATTTAACTGAAATATCTGAGGTCTGAGGGCATTTTTTCCTGTGGAGTGAAATTACTGAGGATCTGTTCAGCATGTCTTTTTTATTGTCATCAGGGAATGGAATACTTGGGATCCCAAAACTACATTCACAGGGATCTGGCAGCCCGAAATGTGTTGGTGGAAAGTGAAAATCTGGTGAAGATTGGAGACTTTGGCCTGACCAAGAGCATCAAAGACAATGAGGGCTACTATAGAGTCAAAGAGGAACAGGAGAGCCCAGTCTTTTGGTAAGGATGTAGAATGGGGCATTGGTGTaaaaatttttttttgtaattttccATTGTTATGCACCTTATATTCCACTAACATTGCACGAAAGCCATTATAAATATCAATTTGGTCTGATATTGATTGATGACCTCCAATCAACATTCAAACAATGGTTATACAACACTTTGTATTATCAGCTGGTTCCTGAATGTTTTGTGTTGTCACATAATATAAATATCAAGAATTCAAATTCATGAAAAACAATTTAGTTTTATAGTTAACATTGTGGATTGATCGGATGATATTCAGCTGTTGACAATGAGCTTGTTGTTTTTCTGTCCTGTAGGTATGCCCCAGAGTGCCTTGTGCATTTAAAGTTTTACCGTGCATCTGACGTGTGGTCCTTTGGTGTGACTCTCTATGAGATCATGACCTACTGTGACACCAAGAAGAGCCCTCCTGCAGTAAGTCCTTTTTCTTTACAGACACCCTGTCCAGTCCCAACCAAACTGATACAGTATAAGATAGGGAGTACGCCATACAGTCTATTGACCCTTGTCTGTATACTTTGAGAGATCTACTCACATACTTTGACAGTGCTAAgtgattatggtctgaagagtgattttttggtgtgtgtgtatttgtgtgtgtgtgtgtttgtgtcaacagaatagaataggtctttattgtcattgtcacaTGTACAACAAAATCTCCAGTCAGTGCATCATTCATTGAGTttataaaaatataatttaaGTGCTGGTGTTACTTAAAAAGaataaatagaaacatataacagcattagcagcacacagtacataaacacacagtcatacacacacccagtcaCTGCATGAAAAACAGTATGAACAGTTATTGCATAAAAACAGTATGAACATAAAATCTACTTTCTGTCATTGCATTAATCCATTTCATATCAGATTCCATATTGCACATTATTTTTTGCAGCATTGAGGGTGGTTATTGCAGTTGGATAAAAACAGTTTGAGTCTATTTGTCCTTTCGTTAATTAATCTGTACCGTCTAATGTGTACGTCTAATCTGTACAGTTTAAACAGGGAGTGACCGGGATGGTCGATGTCATTTATAATGTTGTGGGCTTTTTTTAGACAATGGCAACTGCGTAGTTCTTCcagtgtggggagagggcagccaACGATCTTTTAGACGGTGTTGATGACCCTCTGGAGCACTTTCCTCTGAGCCGCAGTGCAGCTGGTGTACCATAGGCACATGCAGTACTGTATGTTAGTATGCTCTCAATGAAGGCACGGTAAAAGGACACCAGCAGTCTTTGTGTGATGTTAGTCTCTGATGGGCCTTTTCCAGCAGCTTAGAGGTGTtcacagaggtgttgctgtgaTGGAAAGGGAAGCagttgtgtgtgtagagggagcAGAGCAAGGAactcagcacacagcacagagcCGGTACTGAGGCTTAGGGCAGTGGATGTGTGGTGGCCCACTCTGACCCTCTGCCTGCGGTTAGTGAGGAAGCTATTTATCCACATGCAGGTCCCCCAGTTTGACCACTAGCTTGTGAGGAaggatggtgttgaatgcagagctATATATTCCACAAAGAGCATCTGCGCACAGCTCCCCTACTGCTCCAGGTCTGATTATGGAGTGCTATGGCTATGGCGTCCTCTGTGGATCGGTTCGCTCTGTAGGCAAACTGGTGGGGGTAAAGgctgcagggcagggctgttgAAGATCTTTGTGAAGATTCCATCCAGCTgatctgcacagtccttcagcaCACGTCCCGGGATGCCATCAGGACCAGCCGCCTTTCTTGGGTGGACGGTCCGCAGCGGGCGCCTCACCTCATGCTCTTCCATTTTGAGGTTTATGCTGCTGTGGGCCGCGTGGTGTAGT of Alosa sapidissima isolate fAloSap1 chromosome 1, fAloSap1.pri, whole genome shotgun sequence contains these proteins:
- the LOC121678340 gene encoding tyrosine-protein kinase JAK1-like; this encodes MDIGRQILAKMRKKRKSDHTGPSSPKGLEVHFYTQATQPLVKSKGCYTVEDLCTECAKLFGISPLCHSLYALYDEERAIWYPPNHSFKADGACIKLYYRMRFYFTNWHGTQKIKKPMIRHTLKRVGPEGNSILDETSLAYLFAQGQYDFVHGLAPVRLAQDEGESHDIENECLGMAVLSISHDSADKEHLDSGSTVRKISYKRHIPESLKQSIYQRNFLVRLRIANVFKRFLNEFNQKTVMERSVSPLDLKLKYIATLETLTDGFGCEIFEPASLRTLDADGLDQSPVPKQPACHQVLVSGTAGIQWRLKPSERELPPKEKASSKKTKRDSCLKKDKTKDCQDWITFSDFYEITHIIVKESLVTIHKRDNTQMELDLEKQEKAFSFITLVDGYFRLTADAHHFLCREVAPPSVKLNILEGCHGPISTDYAIHKLCEEGNDEGLYLLRRSSTDYEHILLTVVCNEMNSVKTKSYKHFQIVKEGDSYLLCGTEVSQPGLRELMELLEGQQLRSDNTTLQLTRGFPPQPKEISNLLVATREEIQNLPPTHLVFHRILKEDVVEGEHLGRGTRTNIYAGKLRLRDEADYLDFANDHQEVKVVLKVLSAGQRDMSDFLETVSVMRLVSHKHMSLLYGICVRNQDIIMVEEHLQHGPLDLFMQAHGSSLSPTWKFQVAKQLASVLSYLEDKRLVHGFVCAKNILLARDGLDGNAPFMKLSHPGIPSTALSREERLDRIPWIAPEYMENHKVVSIAADKWGFGVTLWEICHNGERPLKDKKRIEKERFYTAKGKLVSKQVSQLASLMTECMNYDPRQRPFLRAVLQRLVRIEEEDPAIDSSGMPNVDLDPNVFEKRFLKRIRPLGEGHFGKVELCLYDSRGDRTGELVAVKSLKSESSGVETSNLLREINTMRELLHENIVKYKGVSAEEGGTTFKLIMEYLPMGSLKEYLPHNKPKIDHNKLLLYAKQICEGMEYLGSQNYIHRDLAARNVLVESENLVKIGDFGLTKSIKDNEGYYRVKEEQESPVFWYAPECLVHLKFYRASDVWSFGVTLYEIMTYCDTKKSPPAMFSDMIGRSQGQMTVTRLVSALEAGRRLPCPTGCPEKIYILMKSCWERSPDHRIDFQGLISEFQKLETSALNPSDPGDNSV